The Clavelina lepadiformis chromosome 3, kaClaLepa1.1, whole genome shotgun sequence region aacataTGCATGAAAGGAATGTGGAAAAACATAACACACTGTCTAACAGAATTTTAATTCAAGGCTTCAAACTGTCATATTCAAATTTTTGTCGGCCACAACAGTATACTTAAATGGAGTATATACATAACTGTGTAGACAATGTTCAACTTTGTCTTTTCAATCTTAAGTTTAAATACATGAGGCATTGAACTTTTATCATGCACAATTATGTCTGCAatgaaatataacaaatattcCTACAATTCAAGCAATTGCGTTACCTGCAGTTTGATTTTCTTGCCATTAACTTCACATGATTTCATGCAAAAATCCACCCCGATTGTGCTTGCTTGAGACTCCACCCAGACCCCACTTTTGAATCTTTGAACTATGCATGTTTTCCCGACACCAGCATCTCCTATCAGTACTATTTTGAATAAGTAATCGTAAGGTTCTGTATCATTGTTTGGGTTCATGTCAAGAGAAGTATGACTCAGTTCTCTTTTCAATGCATTGCTATAGCCTGTCAAAAATGACAatacaaaacaagtttataCGTTATATCATTTAAAGGAAGTAACTTTGATAGGTCTCTTATACTTTTACACTCCTGAATGGTAAGGAGTTATGACTTATGAGgtcataaaaagaaattatgacataataatttCTCATTAGACCTGTTCCGAGTTACAGTAGCCTGTGatggttacgtcacgagtcatgagTTGTTTTTCGAAATGCTTGAATTTTATTCTGAGATCTTGCATTCAATTGTTGACCAGActtaaattctccttaatgacgttcagataaattacctcgcttgaactggtgtgccacatatatatagcgatgtaatgtttgcaatctttcctttttacgTGATCGAATTCACTGGTTAATACAGCGCAATGTAACATGCAGTAAGCTTTTACCGAAGGTGGAAGCCTtcgtgtctgataataaataaaaatgggaaaattattatttagtaaTATGTATAGAAagaattaagcaactaacagcatagtcacgccgtttgagaaatgagaactcatatcatcgaagcagaagtaaaacaagttatcaaccttcaatcgtcctcgctcatattgtaacaattaccgccagcatacacggtcattatgacagatgagtttgttgtgtaatacttcacacaagtaatgcACAAACGctttttatttgtcataagCCAACTTGTTTTGGGTGGCATGACTTTTCTTATTGCCTGTAATTTAATCAACAATAGAAGTTGTCAACCCAAGTTGATtctttttcaaattgcaaGCGTTTTGGGCATTGGATTGTAGCGTTCGTGATAGcctaataattgcaataatttatacaaattggcatttgcatgagtttttgtatttttctccagtttagataatgtaatgtttgcaaaagctTCGTATTTCGTGCTAAgctcttattcaaacaaggaATTCTAACCGACATATTTGACGCAGATTGAAGTATTTCAAATAGTACtgttttcacggcgtaaagtttgaagtgtacttgatgaaatgtttggatgACGTAGATTCGTAGAATAATAGATATTACGTATATATACGTagcaatgataaaaataacatggcgttagctgattggctgacgtgtatgatataaaaggTTAAGCTTGGTTCAAATCGTCCTGGCTGCTCTGGCACGCTGGCGAGTTTCTGCAAGGGCTTGTCTATTCAGGACTTGCTAGTACTTCTCACGGTTTTTAGTTTTGGATCTGTTTTACGTTTTGGCTTATTCAGTATTGAATTCAAGTGATAGTTCTATTCAAATGTGGAATGGTGATGAATTGGTTTCGATGTgacaacttattcggacaatataacaattagactttatgttattggtgttgatttgaagaaacattattgAGACAacaaacgcaacggagtcataGACAATTAGCTCGGAGTCAAACAGACTAGCCTTGGCCTTAGGCCATCCCCTAAGCTACCATCATACACCACCATTCCCATAGGATCGTAAGGATTTCACTGAGGTAGGTAGCATATGAATTTCGTTACACAAGCAATTAGATTAGGAGAGAAGCTACACAAAGAGtagattttaatttcaaacttttattggagttaggtGGCAGTCTAGGCTAATAATTTTGGGTCTCATAGTTTTACACCGCCTTGAAGGCCTGAATGAGAAGGGGTTATAAggtaataaaaaagaaatgacGTATTAAATCCACAATATTCGAAgctcttaattttttttgaggTACTGTATGAGCtattcaaaaaaattcttGATTAACTATTTCTTTTCAACCCGAATGGTAACGGCCTTATATAACCGATCTATAGTACCTAGCCTAGTATAAAAGCGCACAACGCCACCTATTGAATTATACATTATAACTATCGAACCTATCGAACGCCACCTTCAACGATTCTATGCCAGTAACCCTATAATTTTTGCTTCTTACCTCAAAAGAGGCGTATGTATGTTTTCTGGAATGGAATAAATTTGAATTCATTGTcagtttaataaaaatgcCAGCGTGTTCTTGGCCTGCCTGCAAACATTTCGCTTTCCCAAAAGTTCCGCCAACTACCAAAGCATGCGGCCCTTCACTATTTAGTATTTACAGTCAGCAGGCGCAACTATCAATAAACTATTGTTAACACCAGTCTGTCAAAAATCCGCACTGATcccaataaaatataaaattaaagaacGTATATTTGTTGATGAgtatgtgacgtcattagcCACGAAAACATTATTCATCTTGCGTCACCCTCATTCAAACACAAAACCCAACATTTCATCAAATTAAGGAACAAATTTAAGGCATTTTGAGAAGAAATgaattaaaatgcaaaaaaaatttaattttagtatCAAGTCTGCATTGGAATATTGTATTTCTGAATTGTCTGTATTGGAAGGCTTAATCCGGTAAATTCGGTGTAACGGAGCATTAATCCTACTTTGGGCTGTACAGTGTAATTTTCTTGGTATTTGTTGATTGTTAAGATGGCGAGCTTTAAAACCACAAACATAAACTCTGCATTTCTTTGaatcaagaaaaattttttctggtTCCTGGCAAGTGAGTGTTTAAATGTTATCTGGACTTATATAACTTCACTTTTCTTGCGTTGATCAGCTCGTATGAAATTCTTGAGTCATTGCGCCAGGTACAGGGTTCGCAGGCAAACCTGTTTTGCATGCAAATATCTTGCAAGGAATTCGTCGACGATCACGATACCAAAACCCAGCCAAAAGAAAAGTGGCTTTATCTGGCGtggtaaaaacacaaaaaaactaaTCTTAGCTCCAAGCATTAAAGCATTAGCCATATTTTGACTACACAACGTTTTGACCGGAGGCCATTTATTTTAAGGGGTATGGCaattcaaaaaatctttttggctaactatttctttttaatccACACGGTTATATAACCAATATAAACGgccaataaaatataaaattaaagaacGTATATTTGTTGATGAgtatgtgacgtcattagcCACGTAAACATGATTCATCTTACGTCACCCTCATTCAAACACAAAACCCAACATTTCTTTAAGAGATCGAGTTCAAAACAGGCTGAGATTAAATGAATTAACAGGTAAAAATATTTGGTATTTTTAGTATCAAGTCTGCATTGGAATAttgtgtttttgtattgtCCGTATTGGAAGATTTAACTCGGTAAATTCGGTTTAACCGAGCATTAATCCTACTTTGGGCTGTACAGTGtaattttctttgtatttgcGGATATTTGGTAAACGTCGCAAAATCTTCATTTCTTTgaatcaaaaaaatttcctgGTTCCCGGCAAGTTATTGTTTAGATGTTATCTGGACTTATATAACTTCACTTTTCTTGCGCTGGTTAGCTCGTATGAAATTCCTGAGTTATTGCGCCAGGTACCGGGTTCGCAGCAAACCTGTTTATCTTGCAAGTAATCCGTCGAGGGTCATGATACAAAAACCCAGCCAAAGGAAAGCTGGTCTTAGCTGTTGTGGTAAAAACATGAAATGCTAGCTCCAGGTATTAGAAGTCATATTTTGACCGCATTACGTTTTGACCGGAGGCCATTTAAACTTCATGACTAATAAGGCTGTTAATGGAATCAGTAAGATCGAAAAAATGtggtaaacatgtttttcCTATATATAAAGGCGTATAGGATCGATTCAGGCAAGATGAGCTGGGAAAGtttgtcttatttttttaAGGCGGTCATACAGTGATACCATTGCACTGTAACAAGTTTAAGAGGAGATTTTTGCTTACAGTTCCTATAATTTTCGAGATTTCGGCATTGAATGAAATATGAATATTAACGTATTGCTGTGTTTATGTGCGCTTGCTGTTTTCAAGACAGGCGCTATAAATGTACCAGGTAACGGTTATTTAAACTCGATTccaaaattgaaacattttataacattgtttatttttattattaaattttaaaagccatGCGGTTACAAATGAATCAACAAATGCCGGAACCGCTTGAGAGAACGAGACTTACATCTTTcgaatataaatattttatcttattACAGGGAAAATACGGACAAACCAATGTAAAATTAATTGCGGAACAACTGCTGATATTTAtactcattttttattttcacattaattttaaaattttcccaAAAATCACTTTTTGTGATAAActttacttttgtttgttcattGTTTAGTGAAAAGTTTTGGCTGTTGGCGAGATACATCAAACCGGGCAATACCAACAGTAGAAGGTTCCTCCAGTCTACTGGATGGCGCTTATCAAAGCAGATCCAACGCTTTGCAGAAATGCGCAAGAGTCGCTTTGGAAAGAGGCTACAAGATATTTGCTGTTCAGGTAAAATATTTGATAGAAAGCTGCGATCTTCATAATAAAGATAAGCTTGGATTATATTTTGAATTCGCGTTAAAATTTGCAGAATGTACTATAAGTCTATAACTCGAAATATCTAAACATGCAGAAGTATACAAAactgaaataattaaataacaaaTACTCAAACTGTTTAGTTATAAAGTTTAACTTTGACCAAACTTCAAATCTCCGAGcaagaaatttttcaaaaacctgAAAGGTGccagaaaataaatttactcACATGAATGTCTCAAATgcagaaaacagaaaattattaagataaaacttttaaaaccagATTTAACACCAAactgaaaaataacaaaaaaaattttgcaaattaaagcaatgaaaatttaagttaatttagTTTCTTGGAATCCGTTGTGTTCATAATTGGTGTTGACTCTTTATTTTTGGTTGATTACATTTGGTTTCCTGTGTTGGAACTTTTAGTATCCGAGCACTAAAGTTCATAATAATTCAGTAGGCCTATGTTTGAATACGTTTGGAATAGACGTTATTTTCttgattcaaaaattttaaaacatgacTTCActtcaaaacttcaaaaattatttaactCGTGCAAAAATCAATCTTGTAGAATGGAGGCTGGTGCGCAACATCAGCCACAGCTCGTCAAACTTACATGAAATACGGAACATCTAACAAATGCAAGGCTGACGGGGAGGGCGGACCGTGGGCCAACCATGTCTACGAGGTTCAGTCGACTGGGTTTGGTGAGCGAATGTTAACATTTAAACCCAGAGTTTGTCATAATTAAGGCTTGATTATATGATCAAGTAATTGTATGCCACTGTGGGTATGACGTAATAACGTTTgtgataaataagcaaaaacaaTTTCGTTTTAGAAACTACTTGTATATTTATATTGAGTATTTCcttacattttttctttgcgtgatgttttagttgaaaagAAGGACCTCGGTTGTTGGAGAGACACCTCAAATCGCGCCATCCCCACAGTGGAGGGGACTTCCAGTCTGCTTGATGGGTCTTATACAGCTCGAAGTGATGCTTTGCGCAAATGCGCTCGAGTAACATTCAATCGAGGAAACGATATCTTTGCCTTACAGGTGATATTGGATTAGTACTCAGCAAATTTGGTATTTTTCAAGTTTGAAGTTGATGTTACAGCCCACTTTTCGTTTCTAGCAGTTTTATATCAATTAGATTTAATTatgttatttaatttattttccttGTAACAGCTATCCATGTCGATTTGATCTATTTACAACGTCTTTATTCCATTGAAAATAATATAGAACGGTGGTTGGTGTGCTACTTCTGGGAACGCCCATTTGACTTACAAAAAATACGGAGGTTCGAGTCAATGCCAGTCCGACGGGGAAGGCGGACCGTGGGGCAATGCGGTTTATGAATTCATTTCCTACTGTGAGTCtcatacttttttatttttatgcttttactttttaaagtttcttccattacatcaaagcaacttttacttttacagTCGAGTATCAAAGTCGCGGATGCTGGCGTGACACATCGTCTCGGGCGATTCCAACTGTAGAGGGATCATCTCCGATACTCGATGGAGCCTACCAACATCGTCATAACGCGTTAGAGAAGTGCGCCCGAGTCGCCGAATACAGAGATTACAAGTTTTTTGCTGTACAGGTCAGTCAAAGTGGCCGGTGACGTTGTTTCACTTATTCATGTCACATCGAAATATCTTAATAATAACCTACGCTGCCGTGCATTCCAAACAGAGGTTTGGGAAAGCAATGCTTCAaacattgtgaaaaaaatatacTGCGGACATTATAATCGAGCATTAGCCTAAGATTACGGCAGTTGTTATACTATAAAGTATTTCGTTCTAAGCGTATACGTACAGTATACACGTGGGCACCATTTTTCGGCTATTTTTCTGAATTTACGCTTTAGAAAGAATTCATTTGATTTTCAGGCTGTCACCGTGTGTGTGTCAGAGTCTGATTTATCACTATTGATCGGATGCGTATTTAACacatgtaggctactttaCTTTCTACTACCTGTATTTGATCGATTTACCTAAGCCTAGATGAAATCAACACGCAATTTTATTGCGTAATAATACTTAATCATCACAACGTATTGTTATCGAACAAAATGACTCTTTGGCTTGgtgttaattattatatagAGCGCAAGAACCGACCACAAATATTTGCGTCGTGTACTTGCGCTTGCTTAATGACTATGCAGCAAGTGAGATGCAACGATGTCGATAAAAAAGTAAAGAATTTGATCGTatcctttatttatttatgacgAAGCAAATGTTTACTTAACAAGCACCGTGTAAGTGCTtaacatttgaaaatattctgcTGCGGGGGTCCTTGATAGACTGCCAAAACACAGAGAAAAAAAGATGCTTGGACAGTGGAATATCGGTTTATTTTGCTGAGCTATGAAACAAGCTTTTTAAGatgattgaaaaattgtaatgATTTCTAATCCTTTTATTCGCCTCATTCGACATAAAACATGCCAAGTTGACACAACAGCTTCGAGAGAGGATAATTAATGATGACGCAGATGACTTAACGATGATGACTTTTGGCGTAGATACAAAACAACTCTTAAACTTTTCTACCATGTTTGTCAACAAACGTTTCTGGTCGCGAATGCGTTGTAGAATTTGGTAAAACATTTTCGAGCTATAGACGtattatttgaaaaacaatgCGGTTGCAGTGACAGCAATAAATGCAGGGATCGTATTTATTATGCAGAATTGAAATGATGATAATAATAGTTTTTCAAACTCGGCCTCGATTCTTTCTAcattaatttcaaacaaatacgTCATCATCTGCGATTGCATGGCTGCTGTTAATCGCTTATTAAGAGCAACGTCACGCTGAGCTGTCGACGCTCGCCAGGAAGAGATAACACGCGCCGAAATAACCTGcgtgtttgtttcttttttatcgtACAATCGCACATGAATGTGCACGTTTAGCTATTCCTACGTCAAGaacaaaaatgcttttatttactttttgaaatatcGAATTTATTTGTTGTGTAAACTAAATGTTTTAGATTAACGCTAagtcaaaatcaaaaacattacaacaCCGCCTGCAgcgtgaaatttttttttcaaaatctatACATACTGTAACGGTATAACTAACTCATgttaatcaaataaaaattaaaaaaaaaactttatggtACCCAGTTCGACAGCAGTAAGTCAAAGCGTTACAAAAATCTGAAcctaaaaactttaatttgcTTCTTTTTGCACAGAGCATCGAAGTGAAAATAACATCCTTAATGTTTCAATAATTGCTTTTCAATGTTTAACAATATGTAGAATGGCGGCTGGTGCGCGACATCACACAGCGCTGGTTCTACGTACAGGAAATATGGAAGATCAAATGCTTGCAAAACTGACGGCGAAGGCGGACCCTGGGCCAACCACGTGTACGAAATCATACTCAAATGTAACcggcaaattttattttaaaaatagaaatttcTCGAAACTTTGAAATATATTAGGTTTTTAACGCTGAGATTCTGTACTAGCCTACGTTCAGTTTATTGCTCCAAACGAAAAGACACCAAATGTTCTTTTTTTGTTCAGTTTCcaagttttctttcataaGTCGAGGTTGCTGGAGAGATACCAGCAATCGCGCTGTGCCACCCGCTGAAGGAACAGACTTATTGGACGGTCCTTACAACACAAGATTAAATGCGCGACTAAAATGTGCTCGTGTAGCAAAAGCGAAAGGCCACAACGTCTTTGCTTTGCAGGTAAAACACTTCGGCAGTTTTGATCTTTTATGGTCAACAAAGAAGAAATAAACACAATTTGAAATATGTCAAACACGTACGATTAATAGATTTTCTGCATAACAATTGATTTTTCTAAATATTATGTAGtgatgacaaaatgtttt contains the following coding sequences:
- the LOC143450551 gene encoding uncharacterized protein LOC143450551 — encoded protein: MNINVLLCLCALAVFKTGAINVPVKSFGCWRDTSNRAIPTVEGSSSLLDGAYQSRSNALQKCARVALERGYKIFAVQNGGWCATSATARQTYMKYGTSNKCKADGEGGPWANHVYEVQSTGFVEKKDLGCWRDTSNRAIPTVEGTSSLLDGSYTARSDALRKCARVTFNRGNDIFALQNGGWCATSGNAHLTYKKYGGSSQCQSDGEGGPWGNAVYEFISYFEYQSRGCWRDTSSRAIPTVEGSSPILDGAYQHRHNALEKCARVAEYRDYKFFAVQNGGWCATSHSAGSTYRKYGRSNACKTDGEGGPWANHVYEIILKFSKFSFISRGCWRDTSNRAVPPAEGTDLLDGPYNTRLNARLKCARVAKAKGHNVFALQNGGWCATAKGGVGYKKYGPASNCNQNGLGGPWANNVYTF